In Paracoccus aerodenitrificans, the following are encoded in one genomic region:
- the zapA gene encoding cell division protein ZapA: MDVTFTIGHKEYTLQAQDGEERLLRRAAALLDEEAGKIVEQAGRMPEPRLLLLAGLMLADRMSSVEDRALAAERELARTRSAASGTVTSEVQRSMEELVARAESLAERAEGKGGTKA; this comes from the coding sequence ATGGATGTCACCTTCACCATCGGCCACAAGGAATACACGTTGCAGGCTCAGGACGGCGAAGAGCGCCTGCTGCGCCGGGCCGCTGCCTTGCTGGATGAAGAGGCCGGCAAGATCGTGGAACAGGCCGGACGGATGCCGGAACCGAGACTGCTTCTGCTGGCCGGGTTGATGCTGGCTGACAGGATGAGTTCGGTCGAGGATCGCGCCCTTGCCGCCGAACGTGAACTGGCCCGCACCCGCTCTGCGGCCTCCGGCACAGTCACTTCCGAGGTGCAGAGATCGATGGAAGAACTGGTGGCCCGGGCCGAGTCGCTGGCCGAGCGGGCAGAAGGCAAAGGCGGCACGAAAGCCTGA
- the purF gene encoding amidophosphoribosyltransferase, translating into MKPFLAHPFDDDRLHEECGVFGVIGVAEAANFVALGLHALQHRGQEAGGIVSHDGESGFNSAHRFGYVRDNFTKQSLMETLPGPLAIGHVRYSTAGAKAAHIRDVQPFFGEFSMGGCAVAHNGNITNAAALRRELIERGSIFQSGSDTECIIHLMARSIQRNIPERMKDALRRVEGAFSVIAMTRTKLIGVRDSLGVRPLVIGKLGDDGYALSSETCGLDIIGAEFVREVEPGEMVVISKGKIESSRPFAPMNSRFCIFEHVYFSRPDSIIGGRSVYETRRQIGVELAREAPVEADLVCPVPDSGTPAAIGYAQESGIPYGMGIIRNQYMGRTFIEPTDQIRNMGVRLKLNVNRSLIAGKRVVLVDDSVVRGTTSRKIKDMIIDAGAQEVHFRIASPPTAWPCFYGVDTPDREKLLAAQMTPDQMREWIGVDSLSFVTLDGLYRAAGEAGGRSNSCPQYCDACFSGDYPVAPFDQLERGFQMKEGSESSRQNHAAE; encoded by the coding sequence ATGAAACCCTTCCTCGCCCACCCTTTCGATGACGACCGCCTGCACGAGGAATGCGGGGTGTTCGGGGTCATCGGCGTGGCCGAAGCCGCGAATTTCGTGGCGCTTGGCCTGCACGCGCTTCAGCATCGCGGGCAGGAGGCTGGCGGCATTGTCAGCCATGACGGCGAGAGCGGCTTCAACAGTGCGCATCGTTTCGGCTATGTCCGTGACAATTTTACAAAACAGTCGCTGATGGAGACCCTGCCCGGCCCGCTGGCCATCGGACATGTGCGCTATTCCACGGCAGGCGCGAAAGCCGCCCATATCCGCGATGTGCAGCCCTTTTTCGGCGAGTTCAGCATGGGCGGCTGCGCCGTTGCCCATAACGGCAATATCACCAACGCCGCCGCCCTGCGCCGCGAGTTGATCGAGCGCGGCTCGATCTTTCAGTCGGGCAGCGATACGGAGTGCATCATTCACCTGATGGCGCGGTCGATCCAGCGCAATATCCCCGAGCGGATGAAGGATGCGCTGCGCCGGGTCGAGGGTGCGTTCAGCGTCATCGCAATGACCCGCACAAAGCTGATCGGGGTGCGCGATTCGCTTGGTGTGCGCCCGCTGGTTATCGGAAAGCTTGGCGATGATGGCTATGCGCTGTCATCCGAGACATGCGGGCTGGATATTATCGGTGCCGAGTTCGTCCGCGAGGTCGAACCGGGTGAGATGGTGGTGATCTCAAAGGGCAAGATCGAAAGCTCGCGCCCATTCGCGCCGATGAATTCGCGCTTCTGCATTTTCGAGCATGTCTATTTCAGCCGCCCCGATTCGATCATCGGCGGCCGCTCGGTGTACGAAACCCGCCGTCAGATCGGGGTCGAACTGGCCCGCGAAGCGCCGGTCGAGGCCGATCTGGTCTGTCCGGTGCCCGATTCGGGAACGCCTGCCGCCATCGGCTATGCGCAGGAATCGGGGATTCCCTATGGGATGGGGATTATCCGCAATCAGTATATGGGCCGCACCTTCATCGAGCCGACCGACCAGATCCGCAATATGGGCGTGCGGCTGAAGTTGAACGTCAACCGCTCTCTGATCGCGGGGAAGCGGGTGGTTCTGGTGGATGATTCGGTTGTCCGGGGGACGACCAGCCGCAAGATCAAGGACATGATCATCGACGCGGGCGCGCAAGAAGTGCATTTCCGCATTGCGTCTCCGCCGACGGCGTGGCCGTGCTTCTATGGTGTGGACACGCCGGATCGGGAAAAGCTGCTGGCGGCGCAGATGACGCCTGACCAGATGCGGGAATGGATCGGGGTGGACAGCCTGTCCTTTGTCACGCTTGACGGGCTGTATCGCGCCGCGGGCGAGGCAGGCGGGCGCAGCAATAGCTGTCCGCAATATTGCGATGCGTGTTTCTCGGGCGATTATCCGGTGGCGCCGTTCGATCAGCTTGAGCGGGGATTCCAGATGAAGGAAGGCTCGGAAAGCTCGCGCCAGAACCACGCGGCAGAGTAG
- a CDS encoding CvpA family protein, translating to MDGFTIIDGVVAAVIILSAILAYARGFVRESLAILGWIGAAVLAFLFAATMRPMIAQIPVLDQFLGESCELATIAAFAVVFALALVLFSIITPLFSSVVQRSALGGVDQGMGFLFGVARGILLVAIAFIVYDRVMTTTPVPVVDNSRSAKVFERMTGRLDSEVPQDAPGWIITRYNQLMSGCIGDGITPDEATGPATETGNDAGTAAGASEATIPETAN from the coding sequence ATGGACGGCTTTACCATAATCGACGGCGTCGTGGCGGCCGTGATCATCCTGTCAGCAATTCTGGCCTATGCGCGTGGCTTCGTGCGCGAATCGCTTGCCATTCTGGGATGGATCGGCGCGGCGGTGCTGGCTTTCCTCTTTGCGGCGACGATGCGCCCGATGATCGCCCAGATCCCGGTGCTGGATCAGTTTTTGGGCGAGAGTTGCGAGTTGGCAACGATTGCCGCCTTCGCGGTGGTGTTCGCCCTCGCGCTTGTCCTGTTCTCGATCATCACGCCGCTGTTTTCCTCGGTCGTGCAGCGCTCGGCGCTTGGCGGTGTGGATCAGGGGATGGGCTTCCTGTTCGGGGTGGCGCGGGGCATTCTTCTGGTTGCGATCGCCTTCATCGTCTATGACCGGGTCATGACCACGACCCCTGTGCCGGTGGTGGATAATTCGCGCTCTGCCAAGGTATTCGAGCGTATGACGGGCCGGCTGGATTCCGAGGTGCCGCAGGATGCGCCGGGTTGGATCATCACCCGCTATAACCAGCTCATGTCCGGATGTATCGGCGACGGAATCACCCCGGATGAGGCCACCGGCCCGGCCACGGAAACCGGCAACGATGCCGGAACCGCCGCCGGAGCCAGCGAAGCGACGATCCCCGAAACCGCCAACTGA
- the radA gene encoding DNA repair protein RadA codes for MTKPVTSFTCQECGATQPKWAGRCDACGAWNSIVEEAPLSQGPGRGLGVAKGRSIPLSALSTEEPPPPRAESGLAEFDRVLGGGLVPGSALLVGGDPGIGKSTLLLQAAAQFAKRGIEAIYISGEEASAQVRMRAQRLRLAEAPVRLGAETALRDILTTLDAERPDLAVIDSIQTLWSDTVDSAPGSISQVRAAAHELVTFAKKRGVAVILVGHVTKEGQIAGPRVVEHMVDTVLYFEGERGHQFRILRAVKNRFGPADEIGVFEMTGGGLAEVANPSALFLSERGQPSPGSAVFAGIEGTRPVLTEIQALVAPSTLASPRRTVVGLDSGRVSTILAVLEARCGIPFTGLDVFLNVAGGMRVMEPAADLAIAAALLSAREDSALPAECVTFGEISLSGALRPVAQAENRLKEALKLGFSQAIIPASQKLDGAGATRLDRIAELTDFVGEVFGAG; via the coding sequence ATGACCAAACCAGTCACCTCTTTCACCTGTCAGGAATGCGGCGCGACCCAGCCGAAATGGGCCGGGCGCTGCGATGCCTGCGGGGCGTGGAACAGCATCGTCGAAGAAGCCCCCCTGTCGCAGGGGCCGGGCCGGGGGTTGGGGGTCGCGAAGGGCAGGTCGATTCCGCTCAGCGCCCTGTCCACCGAGGAACCGCCGCCGCCCCGCGCCGAATCCGGGCTGGCCGAGTTCGACCGGGTTCTGGGCGGGGGTCTGGTGCCCGGCTCGGCGCTGCTGGTGGGTGGCGATCCGGGGATCGGGAAATCCACCCTGCTGCTTCAGGCCGCTGCCCAGTTTGCAAAGCGCGGTATAGAGGCAATTTATATCTCGGGCGAAGAAGCCAGTGCGCAGGTCAGAATGCGGGCGCAGCGTCTCAGGCTGGCCGAAGCGCCGGTCCGGCTGGGAGCCGAGACCGCTTTGCGCGATATCCTGACGACCCTTGATGCCGAACGGCCCGATCTGGCGGTGATCGATTCCATCCAGACGCTCTGGTCGGATACGGTCGACTCGGCACCGGGCAGTATCAGCCAGGTCCGCGCCGCCGCGCATGAGCTGGTGACCTTCGCCAAGAAACGGGGCGTCGCGGTGATTTTGGTCGGCCATGTCACCAAGGAGGGCCAGATCGCAGGCCCGCGCGTGGTCGAGCATATGGTAGATACGGTGCTCTATTTCGAGGGCGAGCGCGGCCATCAGTTCCGCATTCTTCGGGCGGTGAAGAACCGTTTCGGCCCCGCCGATGAAATCGGGGTGTTCGAAATGACCGGCGGAGGGCTGGCAGAGGTCGCCAACCCCTCGGCGCTGTTTCTGTCCGAACGCGGGCAACCCAGCCCCGGCAGCGCGGTTTTCGCCGGGATCGAGGGAACCCGCCCGGTGCTGACCGAAATTCAGGCTCTGGTCGCGCCATCGACACTGGCAAGCCCGCGCCGCACCGTGGTCGGGCTGGATTCGGGGCGGGTCAGTACGATCCTTGCCGTGCTGGAGGCCCGTTGCGGTATCCCCTTCACCGGGCTGGATGTTTTCCTGAATGTCGCAGGCGGAATGCGGGTCATGGAACCCGCCGCCGATCTGGCCATCGCCGCCGCCCTGCTGAGCGCCAGAGAGGACAGTGCACTTCCCGCGGAATGCGTGACTTTCGGCGAAATCAGCCTCTCCGGCGCATTACGCCCGGTCGCTCAGGCCGAAAACAGGTTGAAAGAGGCGCTGAAACTTGGTTTTTCACAAGCCATCATTCCTGCGTCCCAGAAACTGGACGGCGCGGGCGCAACGCGTCTGGACCGGATCGCAGAGCTGACAGACTTTGTCGGTGAGGTATTCGGAGCAGGCTGA
- a CDS encoding lipoprotein-releasing ABC transporter permease subunit: MPSPRPFSRFEFLIAWRYLRARRAEGGVSVMTWISLIGIALGVAALIVTLAVRTGFRDEFVDTILGANAHTTVFMLPTSFTNELTGEVYTQPGRITDYDEMAARMAALPGVIRATPVVKGQVMASANNRNNVAEVFGITTENLNKIPRINDPETGYGDIDRLDEGVAIGSGIARELGVGVGDRVQLISPQGAQTAFGTTPRVNAYEVVYIFTAGRYDIDRTRAYLPLSEAQSYFNREGAADEIEVYVEDPERVSDWTLPLIGVAGEGAQVWTWKDSSGSFLRALDIEDDVMFIILSVLVLIATMNIVSGLIMLVKNKGRDIGILRTMGLTEGSVLRVFFLCGAFTGVIGTIAGVVLGVIVSLNVDHIMSLLGSGAWDASVRGIYELPAKLRAVDIGKAVGLSLTLSFLVTIFPAARAARMNPVEALRYE; this comes from the coding sequence ATGCCAAGCCCAAGACCGTTCTCCCGCTTCGAGTTCCTCATCGCATGGCGCTATCTCCGCGCCCGCCGCGCCGAAGGCGGTGTCTCTGTCATGACATGGATCAGCCTGATCGGCATCGCGCTCGGCGTCGCCGCGCTGATCGTGACACTGGCGGTCCGCACCGGGTTCCGCGACGAATTCGTCGATACGATCCTCGGGGCAAATGCGCATACCACCGTGTTCATGCTGCCCACCAGCTTCACCAATGAGCTGACCGGAGAGGTCTATACGCAGCCCGGCCGGATCACTGATTACGACGAAATGGCCGCCCGGATGGCCGCACTGCCCGGCGTCATCCGCGCCACGCCGGTGGTGAAGGGGCAGGTCATGGCCAGTGCGAATAACCGGAACAATGTTGCCGAAGTCTTTGGAATAACGACGGAAAACCTGAATAAAATTCCGCGCATCAACGATCCGGAAACGGGTTACGGCGACATAGACCGCCTTGATGAGGGTGTGGCCATCGGCTCGGGCATCGCGCGGGAACTCGGCGTCGGTGTCGGGGATCGCGTCCAGCTTATCTCGCCTCAGGGGGCGCAGACCGCGTTCGGCACGACGCCGCGGGTGAATGCCTATGAGGTCGTCTATATCTTCACCGCCGGGCGCTACGATATCGACCGGACCCGCGCCTATCTGCCGCTGTCCGAGGCGCAATCCTATTTCAACCGCGAAGGGGCCGCCGACGAAATCGAGGTATATGTCGAGGACCCCGAACGAGTCAGCGACTGGACCCTGCCGCTGATCGGGGTTGCAGGCGAGGGTGCGCAGGTCTGGACCTGGAAGGACAGCTCGGGCAGCTTCCTGCGGGCGCTCGATATCGAGGATGATGTGATGTTCATCATCCTTTCGGTTCTGGTGCTGATCGCCACGATGAATATCGTGTCCGGGCTGATCATGCTGGTCAAGAACAAGGGGCGCGATATCGGGATCCTGCGCACGATGGGGCTGACGGAAGGCTCGGTGCTGCGGGTGTTTTTCCTGTGCGGCGCGTTTACCGGCGTGATCGGGACGATTGCCGGGGTGGTGTTGGGGGTGATCGTGTCGTTGAATGTCGATCACATCATGTCGCTTCTTGGCAGCGGGGCCTGGGATGCCTCGGTTCGGGGAATTTATGAATTGCCGGCCAAGCTTCGCGCGGTGGATATCGGCAAGGCTGTGGGGCTGTCACTGACGCTCAGCTTCCTTGTCACCATTTTCCCGGCTGCCCGCGCGGCACGCATGAACCCGGTGGAGGCACTGCGCTATGAATGA
- a CDS encoding ABC transporter ATP-binding protein, translated as MNDVLRLENIGKTYNKGEPGQIDVLRGLDLAVAKGEVVALVAPSGAGKSTLLHIAGLLDTPDAGRVILNGTELTGEPDRTRTTARRRDLGFVYQFHHLLPEFSAAENIVLPQLANAVPDTHAKARAAELLERVGLKDRADHRPAELSGGEQQRVAFCRALANQPALLLADEPTGNLDPETSDRVFAMLMSLVRETGLSALIATHNLDLAGRMDRVVRLEAGRIAAI; from the coding sequence ATGAATGATGTGCTGCGTCTCGAAAATATCGGGAAGACCTATAACAAGGGCGAGCCGGGCCAGATCGACGTGCTGCGCGGCCTCGATCTTGCGGTCGCAAAGGGCGAGGTCGTGGCCCTCGTCGCGCCCTCCGGCGCGGGCAAATCCACGCTGCTGCATATTGCAGGGCTGCTGGATACACCGGATGCGGGGCGCGTGATCCTGAACGGCACCGAACTGACCGGAGAGCCTGATCGCACCCGCACCACGGCCCGCCGCCGCGATCTGGGTTTTGTCTATCAGTTCCACCATCTGCTGCCCGAATTCAGCGCGGCAGAGAATATCGTCCTGCCCCAGCTTGCCAATGCAGTGCCGGACACGCACGCAAAAGCCCGCGCGGCCGAATTGCTGGAGCGCGTCGGGCTGAAGGACCGCGCGGATCACCGCCCGGCAGAACTATCCGGTGGAGAGCAGCAGCGCGTCGCGTTCTGCCGTGCGCTTGCCAATCAACCGGCGCTCTTGCTGGCAGATGAACCGACAGGAAATCTCGACCCCGAGACCTCGGACCGGGTCTTTGCCATGCTGATGTCGCTGGTCCGCGAAACCGGCCTTTCAGCCCTGATCGCCACGCATAACCTCGACCTCGCAGGGCGGATGGACCGCGTGGTCCGGCTGGAGGCGGGAAGGATTGCGGCGATCTAG
- a CDS encoding chloride channel protein: MQMGAHFSRAMYFLQTQGPSKMQFWLLALLIGIAAGFAALLFRLGIDGLQRAAYGIDDQALKSEAHRLPWWWLVAVPTLGGLAVGLILDRFTTDARARTVSDVIEGAALEGGRVETKEGLASAAASLITLGTGGSSGREGPVVHLAGVVSTWFAMRINASPMTGRELLGCAVSGAVAASFNAPIAGALFAHEVILRHFSAHAFAPIAISAVAGTVINRQAFGGATEFSLPREPGLSFYVELPAFMLLGLVSALVATALVWAIIKTDRAATAAFAQTGWPRWLRPALAGMLLGLIAIPFPHIIGVGYQTTFAALNGSLELREIIIFALAKIVAVAITLGGRMGGGVFSPALVLGALIGLAYGMIASSALPDLSSGTTIYAMAGMGAVAAAILGAPISTALIIFEMTGDFQTGIAVMTAVSLSSALASRLLHRSFFLTQLELRGIHVAEGPQVWLPQKMRINSLMRAPDAENAPAPDLVRNLALSGRTLVDGATLDLALSEFERIGGAFLPVIRPPEPRDPDTIGPPAPPEIIGTLYHVDALRALNHALAEAAAEEHG, from the coding sequence ATGCAGATGGGCGCACATTTCTCTCGCGCCATGTATTTCCTGCAAACGCAGGGCCCCAGCAAGATGCAGTTCTGGCTTCTGGCATTGCTGATCGGGATCGCCGCCGGTTTCGCCGCGCTGCTGTTCCGACTGGGGATCGACGGGTTGCAACGCGCCGCCTACGGCATCGACGATCAGGCCCTGAAAAGCGAGGCGCACCGCCTGCCCTGGTGGTGGCTGGTCGCGGTGCCGACCCTTGGCGGGCTGGCGGTCGGGCTGATTCTGGACCGGTTCACAACGGATGCACGCGCCCGGACGGTCAGCGATGTGATCGAGGGGGCCGCGCTTGAAGGCGGTCGGGTCGAGACGAAAGAGGGCCTCGCCTCTGCGGCGGCCTCGCTGATCACACTTGGCACTGGCGGGTCCTCGGGCCGGGAAGGGCCGGTCGTGCATCTGGCAGGGGTGGTCTCGACTTGGTTCGCCATGCGGATCAATGCCAGCCCGATGACCGGGCGCGAATTGCTTGGCTGCGCCGTATCCGGAGCCGTCGCCGCAAGCTTCAACGCCCCCATCGCCGGGGCGCTTTTCGCGCATGAGGTGATCCTGCGGCATTTCTCGGCCCACGCCTTCGCGCCGATCGCGATTTCCGCCGTGGCCGGGACTGTCATCAACCGTCAAGCTTTCGGCGGCGCGACCGAGTTCTCGCTGCCCCGCGAACCGGGGCTGAGCTTCTATGTCGAGCTGCCCGCCTTCATGTTGCTCGGTCTGGTTTCCGCCCTTGTCGCCACCGCCCTGGTCTGGGCCATCATCAAGACCGACAGGGCCGCAACCGCCGCCTTTGCGCAGACCGGCTGGCCCCGCTGGCTGAGACCGGCTCTGGCCGGGATGCTGCTTGGGCTGATCGCCATCCCGTTTCCGCATATTATCGGCGTCGGCTATCAAACCACCTTCGCCGCGCTGAACGGCTCGCTTGAGTTGCGCGAGATCATTATCTTCGCCCTCGCCAAGATCGTTGCCGTGGCGATAACCCTTGGCGGACGCATGGGCGGCGGGGTGTTTTCGCCCGCGCTCGTTCTGGGGGCGTTGATCGGGCTTGCCTATGGGATGATTGCAAGCTCTGCCCTACCCGACCTGTCCAGCGGCACCACGATCTATGCAATGGCCGGCATGGGCGCCGTGGCAGCCGCCATTCTGGGCGCACCGATTTCAACCGCATTGATCATCTTCGAAATGACCGGCGATTTTCAGACCGGGATCGCGGTCATGACGGCGGTTTCGCTGTCCTCGGCGCTTGCGTCACGGCTTTTGCACCGCTCGTTTTTCCTGACCCAGCTTGAGCTGCGCGGCATCCATGTCGCGGAAGGCCCGCAGGTCTGGCTGCCGCAGAAAATGCGGATCAACTCATTGATGCGGGCACCGGATGCCGAGAATGCGCCCGCCCCGGATCTGGTCCGCAATCTAGCGCTTTCAGGCCGCACGCTGGTCGATGGGGCAACGCTCGACCTCGCCCTATCGGAATTCGAACGCATCGGCGGAGCCTTCCTGCCCGTAATCCGCCCGCCAGAGCCCCGCGACCCCGATACCATCGGCCCGCCCGCCCCGCCCGAAATCATCGGAACGCTGTACCATGTCGACGCGCTCAGGGCGCTTAATCACGCTCTGGCCGAAGCGGCGGCAGAGGAGCACGGCTAG
- a CDS encoding FAD-binding oxidoreductase: MVNHQKAFDEIHRLIGDRLSQKQSDRDQHAQSETWHRAPPPDAVAWPETTAEVSRILEICNRHRCPVIGWGTGTSLEGHALATQGGLVLDVMRMNRVLELRPEDMLAIVQPGVTREALNTDLRATGLFFPIDPGANASLGGMAATRASGTMAVRYGTMRDAVLALEVVLADGTVIRTGTKAAKSSAGYDLTALMVGSEGTLGIITELTLRLHGQPEDSAAAVCAFGNMRDAVDCVAMTMQSGIPMARIEFMDAVAMRAVNRNSGTDYPEQPHLMVEFNGSPDGVRANAAAFGEIAAECGGQGFQWASSPEDRHRLWEARHAAYWATLKLRPGATGVVTDVCVPMSELPGAVEAAAAAMAEAGLLGNIVGHVGDGNFHTLMLVEPGNQEELSRAKKAADAMARRAIEVGGTVSGEHGIGVGKRGLMQEQHGAAWAVMASIKAALDPHNILNPGKLVPDRDGASDTGLA; the protein is encoded by the coding sequence ATGGTCAACCATCAGAAGGCGTTCGACGAAATTCACCGGCTGATCGGGGATCGTTTGTCACAGAAGCAATCCGACCGCGATCAGCATGCCCAGTCCGAGACATGGCATCGCGCTCCGCCCCCCGATGCTGTTGCATGGCCGGAGACTACCGCCGAGGTCAGCCGGATCCTTGAGATCTGCAATCGTCATCGCTGCCCGGTGATCGGCTGGGGGACGGGGACCTCGCTGGAGGGGCATGCGCTTGCCACTCAGGGCGGGCTTGTGCTGGATGTGATGCGGATGAACCGTGTGCTGGAGTTGCGGCCCGAAGATATGCTGGCCATTGTCCAGCCCGGCGTCACGCGTGAGGCGCTGAACACCGATCTCCGCGCCACCGGCCTGTTTTTTCCCATCGATCCCGGCGCCAATGCCAGTCTTGGGGGGATGGCGGCGACACGGGCCTCGGGGACGATGGCGGTGCGCTATGGCACGATGCGCGATGCGGTGCTGGCGCTTGAGGTTGTTCTGGCGGATGGCACCGTCATCCGCACCGGCACGAAAGCCGCGAAATCCAGTGCAGGATATGATCTGACCGCGCTTATGGTCGGGTCAGAGGGGACGTTAGGGATCATCACGGAACTGACCCTGCGTCTGCACGGCCAGCCAGAGGATTCGGCTGCCGCTGTCTGCGCATTCGGCAATATGCGGGATGCGGTGGACTGCGTTGCCATGACCATGCAAAGCGGCATTCCGATGGCCCGGATCGAGTTCATGGATGCTGTGGCGATGCGGGCCGTGAATCGCAATTCCGGCACGGATTATCCCGAGCAGCCGCATCTGATGGTTGAATTCAACGGCTCTCCTGACGGGGTTCGTGCGAATGCGGCGGCCTTCGGCGAGATCGCCGCCGAATGTGGTGGGCAGGGTTTCCAATGGGCAAGCTCACCCGAAGATCGTCACCGTTTATGGGAGGCCCGTCACGCGGCCTATTGGGCGACGCTGAAACTGCGGCCGGGGGCGACCGGCGTTGTGACGGATGTCTGTGTGCCGATGTCCGAACTGCCCGGTGCGGTCGAGGCTGCGGCGGCGGCGATGGCCGAGGCCGGTTTACTGGGGAATATCGTCGGACATGTGGGCGACGGAAATTTCCATACATTGATGCTGGTCGAGCCGGGCAATCAGGAAGAGCTGTCCCGGGCTAAGAAAGCCGCAGACGCGATGGCACGACGCGCCATCGAGGTCGGGGGAACGGTCAGCGGTGAACATGGAATAGGCGTGGGCAAACGCGGCCTGATGCAGGAACAGCATGGCGCGGCATGGGCGGTGATGGCCAGCATCAAGGCGGCGCTCGATCCGCATAATATCCTCAATCCCGGAAAGCTTGTGCCGGATCGGGACGGGGCATCGGATACGGGCCTGGCCTGA
- a CDS encoding glycoside hydrolase family 25 protein, with product MSRVLTILSVFAVLFLAACGGGQRTVTVPSGGGGWVGGAVPQLGDNNPHTWQGGHPYGLPVHGIDISRWQGNIDWNRVRRSGVSFAFLKATEGGDHSDPEFQRYWREAGAAGIPRGAYHYYYFCRSGAEQAAWFIRNVPRQAGSMPPVLDIEWTNSRTCPRRPGSAEILREANIFLAILQRHYGQQPIVYTTVDFYRETGIGRLNAEFWLRSVADHPRNVYPGQNWTFWQYTGTGTVPGISGNVDLNAFAGNVGQWRAWLNRRLVR from the coding sequence GTGTCGCGGGTACTCACCATTCTTTCGGTCTTCGCCGTGCTGTTTCTGGCAGCATGTGGTGGCGGTCAGCGCACGGTTACGGTTCCGTCCGGGGGCGGAGGCTGGGTCGGCGGCGCGGTGCCTCAGCTTGGCGATAACAATCCCCATACATGGCAGGGCGGTCACCCCTATGGGCTGCCCGTGCACGGGATCGATATTTCCCGCTGGCAGGGCAATATCGACTGGAACCGGGTCCGCAGATCGGGCGTCAGCTTCGCCTTTCTGAAGGCAACCGAGGGCGGGGATCACAGCGATCCCGAATTCCAGCGCTACTGGCGCGAGGCGGGTGCTGCCGGGATTCCGCGCGGGGCCTATCATTACTATTATTTCTGCCGCTCGGGTGCCGAGCAGGCGGCATGGTTCATCCGCAACGTGCCGCGTCAGGCCGGCTCGATGCCGCCGGTGCTGGATATCGAGTGGACCAATTCGCGCACCTGTCCACGCCGCCCCGGATCGGCTGAGATCCTGCGCGAGGCGAATATCTTCCTGGCGATCCTGCAACGCCATTACGGCCAGCAGCCCATCGTCTATACGACGGTCGATTTTTACCGTGAAACCGGCATCGGGCGTCTGAATGCCGAGTTCTGGCTGCGCTCGGTCGCGGATCATCCGCGGAATGTCTATCCCGGCCAGAACTGGACTTTCTGGCAATATACCGGCACTGGCACCGTTCCCGGAATCAGCGGCAATGTCGATCTGAACGCCTTTGCAGGTAATGTGGGACAATGGCGGGCATGGTTGAATCGTCGCCTCGTACGCTGA
- a CDS encoding CPBP family intramembrane glutamic endopeptidase: MVESSPRTLTKRFNWGQPGQTGRARLAVEFALLFIAIPVAIALFLPPRQMFEALFIFSLLGLALLWWTGGFNWRDFLRGWRRFDWKLFLGFSAVTLTASVLVLYITQPEAMFSFLRRNPAFLLVIWALYPLLSALPQELIFRVLFFHRYGRLFTGPGQAVLANAAIFSLAHLMYWNWIVAIFTFAGGVAFAVGYLRRGFLWAWSLHAIAGNILFAVGMGVYFYSGNAVRPF; this comes from the coding sequence ATGGTTGAATCGTCGCCTCGTACGCTGACGAAGCGGTTCAACTGGGGACAGCCCGGCCAGACCGGCCGGGCGCGTCTTGCGGTTGAGTTCGCGCTTCTGTTCATCGCCATTCCCGTGGCGATTGCGCTGTTCCTGCCGCCCCGGCAGATGTTTGAGGCGCTGTTCATCTTTTCATTGCTGGGGCTTGCGCTTCTGTGGTGGACCGGAGGCTTCAACTGGCGCGATTTTCTGCGCGGATGGCGGCGCTTCGACTGGAAACTGTTTCTGGGATTTTCGGCAGTCACCTTAACCGCCTCGGTTCTGGTCCTGTATATCACCCAACCCGAGGCCATGTTCTCATTCCTGCGCCGCAACCCGGCCTTCCTGCTGGTGATCTGGGCGCTGTATCCGCTGCTGTCGGCCCTTCCGCAGGAGCTGATTTTCCGCGTCCTTTTCTTCCACCGCTATGGAAGGCTGTTCACCGGGCCGGGGCAGGCGGTGCTGGCCAATGCCGCGATCTTCAGCCTTGCGCATCTGATGTACTGGAACTGGATCGTCGCCATCTTCACCTTCGCCGGGGGCGTCGCCTTTGCCGTGGGCTATCTGCGGCGTGGCTTTCTCTGGGCGTGGTCGCTGCATGCCATTGCGGGTAATATCCTGTTCGCAGTGGGCATGGGTGTCTATTTTTATTCCGGAAATGCGGTGCGTCCGTTCTGA